A window from Frischella perrara encodes these proteins:
- the hemN gene encoding oxygen-independent coproporphyrinogen III oxidase, with protein MSKQINKGSLIWDQDLIQKYNYSGPRYTSYPTALEFNEQFNEQDFLTSVTLYPEKPLSIYVHIPFCHKLCYFCGCNKMVTRQHHKVTKYLEALKQEIINRAPLFKNKIVTQMHWGGGTPTYLNDEEIGWLIDVLKDNFQFANNIEQSIEIDPREITPKTIDHLALVGFNRLSMGIQDFNQEIQTLINREQDENLIANLIKQARKRDFASISLDLIYGLPKQTVESFTDTLNKVIALSPDRLSVFNYAHLPTRFAAQRKIKDEDLPAAIEKLKILQNSIEQLTQAGYTFIGMDHFAKPTDELAIAQQQGILHRNFQGYTTHGDADLLGLGVSAISMLGDSYAQNQKDLQIYQSEVQKKGNALWKGFTLNQDDKIRRDVIKQLICHFNLNKATIENRYQIKFDDYFAEDLQLLAPLVKDGLVENKADSLIVSAKGQMLIRNICMCFDIYMRKVARQQQFSRVI; from the coding sequence ATGTCAAAACAAATAAATAAAGGATCACTTATTTGGGATCAAGATTTAATTCAAAAATACAATTATTCAGGACCAAGGTATACCTCTTATCCAACTGCTCTAGAATTCAATGAACAGTTTAATGAGCAGGATTTTCTGACTTCCGTGACATTATATCCAGAAAAACCTCTCTCTATATATGTCCACATCCCGTTTTGTCATAAACTTTGTTACTTTTGTGGATGTAACAAAATGGTGACTCGTCAACATCATAAAGTTACAAAGTATCTTGAAGCATTAAAACAAGAAATTATAAATCGGGCACCTTTATTTAAAAATAAAATTGTTACTCAAATGCACTGGGGAGGCGGTACACCAACTTACCTTAATGATGAGGAAATTGGGTGGTTAATTGACGTACTAAAAGATAATTTCCAGTTTGCAAATAACATAGAGCAATCAATCGAAATTGACCCGCGTGAAATCACACCCAAAACTATTGATCATTTAGCTTTAGTTGGTTTTAATCGCTTAAGTATGGGAATTCAAGATTTTAATCAAGAAATTCAGACTTTAATTAATCGTGAACAAGATGAGAATTTAATTGCTAATCTAATTAAACAAGCGAGAAAAAGAGACTTTGCATCGATTAGTTTAGATTTAATTTATGGCTTGCCTAAACAAACAGTTGAGAGTTTCACCGATACCTTAAACAAAGTTATTGCACTTTCTCCCGATCGATTAAGTGTATTCAATTATGCACATCTACCGACACGATTCGCAGCTCAACGTAAAATAAAGGACGAGGATTTACCTGCCGCTATTGAGAAATTAAAAATATTACAAAATAGTATTGAACAGCTTACCCAAGCTGGATATACGTTTATTGGGATGGATCACTTTGCCAAACCAACTGATGAATTAGCCATTGCTCAGCAACAAGGCATACTACATCGCAATTTCCAAGGCTATACAACACATGGTGATGCCGATTTATTGGGTTTAGGAGTGTCAGCAATTAGTATGCTCGGCGATAGCTATGCTCAAAATCAAAAAGATCTACAAATATACCAATCAGAAGTTCAGAAAAAGGGTAACGCTCTCTGGAAAGGGTTTACATTAAATCAGGATGATAAGATTAGACGTGATGTGATTAAACAATTAATTTGCCATTTTAATTTAAATAAGGCAACGATTGAAAATCGTTATCAAATTAAATTTGATGATTATTTTGCTGAAGACTTACAACTCCTTGCCCCACTTGTTAAAGATGGTTTAGTTGAGAATAAAGCTGATTCGTTAATAGTTTCAGCTAAAGGACAAATGTTAATACGGAATATTTGTATGTGTTTTGATATTTATATGCGTAAAGTAGCCCGTCAACAACAATTTTCTAGAGTAATCTAA
- the rpsI gene encoding 30S ribosomal protein S9: protein MADNQYYGTGRRKSSSARVFIKPGSGNIVINKRSLEQYFGRDTARMVVMQPLELVEMTDKFDLYITVKGGGISGQAGAIRHGITRALMEYDETLRSPLRQAGFVTRDAREVERKKVGLRKARRRPQFSKR, encoded by the coding sequence ATGGCTGATAATCAATATTACGGTACAGGTCGCCGCAAAAGTTCTTCTGCTCGTGTTTTCATTAAACCAGGAAGCGGTAACATTGTAATTAATAAACGTTCTTTAGAACAATATTTTGGTCGTGATACTGCTCGTATGGTTGTAATGCAACCATTAGAATTAGTTGAAATGACTGACAAGTTTGATCTTTACATCACTGTTAAAGGTGGTGGTATCTCTGGTCAAGCGGGTGCAATTCGTCACGGTATTACTCGTGCATTAATGGAATATGACGAAACATTACGTTCTCCATTACGTCAAGCGGGCTTCGTAACGCGTGATGCTCGTGAAGTTGAACGTAAGAAAGTTGGTCTACGCAAAGCACGTCGTCGTCCACAATTCTCAAAACGTTAA
- a CDS encoding YccJ family protein: MNPCKKEAHEIKSWASTRQTSVEIAEAIFELANYDEVLAEKIWEEGNDEVLPLAFSKTDADQLFWGEQTIDRKNI; this comes from the coding sequence ATGAATCCATGTAAAAAAGAAGCACATGAAATTAAATCTTGGGCATCAACGCGTCAAACATCTGTAGAAATTGCTGAGGCAATTTTTGAGTTAGCTAATTATGATGAGGTACTAGCAGAAAAAATTTGGGAAGAGGGGAATGATGAAGTTTTACCATTAGCTTTTTCCAAAACGGATGCGGATCAATTATTTTGGGGTGAACAAACAATTGATCGTAAGAATATTTAA
- the yihI gene encoding Der GTPase-activating protein YihI: MIKKKPKLSRAEINERSRLLKRKKKHKGLPSGSRISPSNSASNEKTTVVSDPRVGSKKPIPLFVETTKVSNKAKNNISTVKPKKLPPELELQELENNPYLDELLDMIESDQKLTPKQQQDLDIMLDRIDELMNLLGYTESDENQRDELDTSEDIVSLLRKR; this comes from the coding sequence ATGATTAAGAAAAAACCTAAACTAAGTCGTGCTGAAATTAATGAACGTTCAAGATTACTAAAACGCAAAAAGAAACACAAAGGATTACCGAGTGGCTCACGCATTAGCCCATCTAATTCCGCATCAAATGAAAAAACCACTGTGGTTTCTGACCCTCGGGTTGGTAGTAAAAAACCGATACCTTTATTTGTTGAAACAACAAAGGTTTCTAATAAAGCAAAAAATAATATTTCAACTGTAAAGCCAAAGAAATTGCCACCTGAACTAGAATTGCAGGAATTGGAAAACAATCCTTATCTCGATGAATTGTTGGATATGATAGAAAGTGATCAAAAGTTGACACCTAAACAGCAACAAGATTTAGATATAATGCTTGATCGTATTGATGAATTAATGAATCTGTTAGGTTACACAGAATCTGACGAAAATCAGAGAGATGAATTGGATACATCAGAGGATATTGTTAGTTTACTAAGAAAACGCTAA
- a CDS encoding DUF1090 domain-containing protein: protein MKKQAIYWVLPLLLQFSFFANANNLTCLGKQETINNQINIAEKMNNHHQLTGLKKALDDVTTHCDNDKLKEKYQNKVKEKLAKLKEKQSDLHEAKLKGEASSKISKQEQKVRKAEKELKKAQDQLNDFYQALQQESH, encoded by the coding sequence ATGAAAAAACAAGCGATTTATTGGGTATTACCTTTATTACTGCAGTTTAGCTTTTTTGCCAATGCTAACAATTTAACTTGTTTGGGTAAACAAGAAACTATTAATAATCAAATTAACATAGCCGAGAAGATGAATAATCATCATCAACTTACTGGGCTTAAAAAAGCCTTAGATGATGTAACCACACATTGTGACAATGATAAATTAAAAGAAAAATATCAAAACAAAGTTAAAGAAAAACTAGCAAAACTCAAAGAAAAACAATCTGATTTACATGAGGCAAAGCTAAAAGGTGAAGCTAGCAGTAAAATTAGTAAACAAGAACAAAAAGTACGTAAAGCTGAAAAAGAATTAAAAAAAGCTCAAGATCAATTGAATGACTTTTATCAAGCTTTGCAACAAGAGTCTC
- the coaA gene encoding type I pantothenate kinase translates to MDNHHLSPYMTFNRKEWAALRNAVPMTLTQAELSSLQGINEDLSLEEVSEIYLPLSRLLNYYISNHFTRHMILSRFLGQDHKTPYVIGIAGSVAVGKSTTARVLQALLTRWPEHRKVALVTTDGFLYPNKILQERNMMDKKGFPQSYDVKKLLKFVSDIKSGIEKVNAPVYSHSVYDIVENESIEVEQPDILILEGLNVLQNQANGAAKSNRVFVSDYVDFSIYVDAEIPLLHDWYINRFLKFRAGAFSDPSSYFHHYSQIPESEALARAEQVWKTINELNLIENILPTKERASLILTKGADHRVASIQLRK, encoded by the coding sequence ATGGATAATCATCACTTAAGCCCTTATATGACATTTAATCGTAAAGAATGGGCAGCTTTACGAAATGCGGTACCTATGACACTAACTCAAGCAGAATTATCGTCATTGCAAGGTATTAATGAAGATCTGTCTTTAGAGGAGGTCAGCGAAATCTATTTACCACTATCAAGACTACTTAATTATTACATCAGTAACCATTTTACCCGTCACATGATTTTATCTCGATTCTTAGGTCAAGATCATAAAACGCCCTATGTTATTGGCATTGCTGGTAGTGTTGCTGTTGGTAAAAGTACGACAGCTCGCGTATTACAGGCACTATTAACGCGTTGGCCAGAGCATCGTAAAGTAGCATTAGTGACTACAGATGGATTTTTGTACCCTAATAAAATATTGCAAGAACGTAATATGATGGACAAAAAAGGTTTTCCACAGTCCTATGATGTAAAAAAATTATTAAAATTTGTCTCTGATATTAAATCAGGTATTGAGAAAGTAAATGCACCTGTGTATTCGCATTCTGTTTATGACATTGTAGAAAATGAATCTATTGAAGTTGAACAACCTGATATATTAATTTTAGAAGGGCTAAATGTTCTGCAAAATCAAGCTAATGGTGCAGCTAAAAGTAATCGAGTATTTGTTTCGGATTATGTGGATTTTTCAATTTATGTTGATGCGGAAATCCCATTATTACATGATTGGTATATTAATCGTTTCTTGAAATTTAGAGCAGGTGCTTTTAGTGATCCTAGCTCTTATTTCCATCATTATTCGCAAATTCCTGAATCTGAAGCATTAGCAAGAGCAGAACAGGTATGGAAAACAATTAATGAATTAAATCTTATTGAAAATATACTTCCTACCAAAGAGCGAGCCAGTCTAATTTTGACAAAAGGGGCTGACCATCGTGTAGCAAGCATTCAGTTGAGAAAGTGA
- the ilvA gene encoding threonine ammonia-lyase, biosynthetic: MKKEMTGAQYLQATLCSAVYDIADVTPLEEMEKLSIRLGNRVFVKREDRQKVHSFKIRGAHAMIASLNDKQRQCGVIAASAGNHAQGVALSATKLGIDSLIVMPLTTPDIKVEAVKGFGGKVLLHGANFDEAKNKAIELAAEQHRTFIPPFDHPLVIAGQGSIAMELLQQNAKLDRIFVPVGGGGLAAGIAVLIKQILPSIKIIAVEAEDSACLKAALEAGHPVDLNRVGLFAEGVAVKRIGDETFRLCQQYIDDIVVVDSDEICAAVKDLFDDIRAIAEPSGALALAGMKKYIELHNIRGENLAHILSGANLNFHTLRYVSERCELGEKKEALFAVTIPEQKGSFLKFCQLLGGRSVTEFKYRYHDDKNACIFVGVRITNGDIEKEEIIQQLSAGGYQVFDLSDDEMAKLHLRYMIGGKPCKPLKEQVYSFEFPESAGALLKFLQTLGTNWNISLFHYRSHGTDYGRVLAGFEIDANDQAFESHLAELNYDYHNESENPSLKYFLTD, translated from the coding sequence ATGAAAAAAGAGATGACAGGTGCACAGTACCTACAAGCAACGCTATGTTCCGCCGTTTATGATATCGCCGATGTGACACCATTAGAAGAGATGGAAAAACTCTCGATAAGGTTAGGTAATCGCGTATTTGTTAAACGTGAGGATCGTCAAAAAGTTCATAGTTTTAAAATTCGTGGTGCTCATGCGATGATTGCTAGTTTAAACGACAAGCAAAGGCAGTGTGGCGTTATCGCCGCATCAGCAGGCAATCATGCTCAAGGAGTGGCTTTGTCCGCGACCAAACTAGGCATTGACTCACTAATTGTTATGCCATTAACAACGCCAGATATAAAAGTTGAAGCAGTTAAAGGATTTGGTGGTAAAGTACTACTTCATGGTGCCAACTTCGATGAAGCCAAAAATAAAGCTATTGAACTTGCGGCAGAGCAACATCGTACTTTCATTCCTCCATTTGATCACCCATTAGTAATTGCTGGTCAAGGTAGTATTGCAATGGAACTATTACAGCAAAATGCCAAACTTGATCGCATTTTTGTTCCTGTGGGTGGCGGAGGGCTAGCAGCTGGAATTGCTGTGCTTATTAAGCAAATTTTACCTTCTATCAAAATCATTGCAGTTGAAGCCGAAGATTCTGCATGTTTAAAAGCGGCACTTGAGGCTGGGCATCCAGTAGATTTGAATCGAGTAGGATTATTTGCCGAAGGAGTAGCTGTTAAACGGATTGGCGATGAAACTTTTAGGCTCTGCCAACAATATATTGATGATATTGTAGTCGTAGATAGTGATGAAATCTGTGCAGCAGTTAAAGATCTTTTTGACGATATTAGAGCTATAGCTGAACCTTCTGGCGCCTTAGCGCTAGCTGGCATGAAAAAGTACATTGAACTGCATAACATTCGCGGTGAAAATTTAGCACATATTTTATCGGGCGCTAATCTTAATTTTCATACTTTACGTTATGTTTCTGAACGTTGTGAACTTGGTGAGAAAAAAGAGGCGCTGTTTGCCGTAACGATACCAGAACAAAAGGGTAGCTTTTTAAAATTTTGTCAATTATTAGGTGGTCGTTCTGTAACTGAGTTTAAGTATCGATATCATGACGATAAAAATGCTTGTATATTTGTTGGCGTTCGTATAACCAATGGAGATATTGAAAAAGAAGAAATTATCCAACAACTAAGTGCTGGTGGTTATCAAGTCTTTGACTTATCTGATGATGAAATGGCCAAGTTACATTTGCGTTATATGATTGGTGGAAAACCATGTAAGCCGTTAAAGGAACAAGTCTATAGTTTTGAATTTCCAGAATCAGCGGGCGCTTTATTAAAGTTCTTACAGACTTTAGGAACCAATTGGAATATCTCATTATTTCATTATCGTAGTCATGGTACCGATTATGGGCGTGTTTTAGCAGGATTTGAAATAGATGCTAATGATCAAGCATTTGAAAGCCATCTCGCCGAATTAAATTATGATTACCATAATGAAAGTGAAAATCCGTCATTAAAATATTTTTTAACGGATTAA
- a CDS encoding ACT domain-containing protein, translated as MENYQLIIKAYDRSGALERILRVIRHRGGYIQSMNMHAEQNKELLVKFDLINSKAKSQITTQLLKLADIIAID; from the coding sequence ATGGAAAATTATCAATTAATCATAAAAGCTTATGATAGATCAGGTGCTTTAGAGCGAATATTAAGAGTGATTCGTCATCGTGGTGGTTATATTCAATCTATGAATATGCATGCGGAGCAAAACAAAGAACTATTAGTAAAATTTGATTTAATTAACAGTAAAGCTAAATCACAAATAACAACACAATTACTTAAACTGGCTGATATTATCGCAATTGATTAA
- the rplM gene encoding 50S ribosomal protein L13, translated as MSTFSAKPETVKRDWYVVDAAGKTLGRLATEIASRLRGKHKAEYTPHVDTGDYIIVINAEKVAVTGKKRTDKMYYRHTGYIGGIKDASFKEMIERHPEQVIEIAVKGMLPKGPLGRAMYRKLKVYAGNEHNHAAQQPQVLDI; from the coding sequence ATGAGTACTTTTTCAGCTAAACCAGAAACAGTAAAACGCGACTGGTATGTTGTTGATGCGGCTGGTAAAACACTAGGTCGTCTTGCAACTGAAATCGCTAGCCGTCTACGCGGTAAGCACAAAGCAGAATATACACCACATGTTGATACAGGTGATTACATCATTGTTATCAATGCAGAAAAAGTTGCTGTAACTGGCAAAAAACGCACTGATAAAATGTATTATCGTCATACTGGTTACATTGGTGGGATTAAGGACGCGTCTTTCAAAGAAATGATTGAACGTCATCCTGAACAAGTTATCGAAATTGCTGTTAAAGGCATGTTACCGAAAGGTCCTCTTGGTCGTGCAATGTACCGTAAACTAAAAGTTTACGCAGGTAACGAGCACAATCATGCGGCACAACAACCGCAAGTACTAGATATTTAA
- a CDS encoding branched-chain amino acid transaminase, with translation MTTTAKADYIWFNGEMIKWDEAKVHVMSHALHYGTSVFEGVRCYETHNGPAVFRHREHMQRLHDSAKIYRMPISYSVDELMSATRQTLIKNNLNSAYIRPLVFIGDVGMGVNPPAGYKTDVIIAAFPWGAYLGPEALEQGIDAMVSSWNRSAPNTIPTAAKAGGNYLSSLLVGSEARRHGYQEGIALDVHGYVSEGAGENIFIVKNNILFTPTLTSAALPGITRDAILTLARDLGIEIREQTLSRESLYLADEVFMTGTAAEITPVRSIDGIQVGIGRCGPTTKRIQQAFFGLFNGKTEDKYHWLDSVK, from the coding sequence ATGACAACAACTGCAAAGGCTGATTATATTTGGTTTAATGGTGAAATGATTAAATGGGACGAAGCAAAAGTCCATGTTATGTCTCATGCATTACATTATGGCACATCTGTTTTTGAAGGTGTGCGTTGTTACGAAACCCATAATGGTCCAGCAGTATTTCGTCATCGCGAACACATGCAACGGTTACATGACTCAGCCAAAATATATCGTATGCCAATTAGTTACTCTGTTGATGAATTAATGAGTGCTACTCGCCAGACTTTAATCAAAAATAATCTAAACAGTGCTTATATACGTCCTTTGGTATTTATTGGTGACGTAGGAATGGGAGTGAATCCACCCGCCGGTTACAAAACAGATGTTATTATTGCCGCTTTCCCATGGGGTGCATATTTAGGTCCGGAAGCATTGGAACAAGGTATTGATGCAATGGTATCATCATGGAATCGTTCTGCACCTAATACTATACCAACAGCTGCTAAAGCCGGCGGAAATTATTTATCATCACTATTAGTTGGTAGTGAAGCTCGTCGTCATGGCTATCAAGAAGGTATCGCACTTGATGTTCATGGTTATGTGTCAGAAGGTGCGGGTGAAAATATTTTTATTGTAAAAAATAATATTCTATTTACACCAACTTTAACATCAGCTGCACTGCCAGGTATTACGCGTGATGCAATCTTAACATTAGCTAGAGATTTAGGTATTGAAATTCGTGAGCAAACGCTTTCACGCGAATCACTTTATTTGGCTGATGAAGTATTTATGACAGGAACCGCTGCTGAAATTACGCCAGTACGTAGTATTGATGGTATCCAAGTTGGTATTGGTCGCTGTGGACCGACTACTAAGCGAATTCAACAAGCATTCTTTGGATTATTTAATGGTAAAACAGAAGATAAGTATCACTGGTTAGATAGCGTAAAATAA
- the ilvG gene encoding acetolactate synthase 2 catalytic subunit: MTGAQWIVESLKKHGIKTVFGYPGGQIMPLYDALYDGGLEHLLCRHEQGAAFAAIGYARATGQTGVCIATSGPGATNLITGLADALVDSVPIVAITGQVPTSLIGTDAFQEVDMLGMSFGCTKYSFLVDDPKLLPDIIEQAFMIANSGRPGPVLIDIPKDIQLAKEDYEKYLHKSSYYQSSALSSSLNSSQLSPSILDAIQSANQMIQHAKKPILYIGGGIIIANAVPELRQWIENTSIPAVCTLKGIGALDINDPCYLGMVGMHGFKSANLAVQECDLLIAIGVRFDDRVTGNLNQFASQAKVIHIDIDTAEIGKLKLAHVEIAADAKKVLPLLTQSVDITEWRQHILQLKIAYPARYDHPGKGIYAPLLLKQLSDIILERKHLNAIVTTDVGQHQMWTAQHMLFASENTFISSCGLGTMGFGLPSAIGVQIAKPNNCVICISGDGSFMMNVQELTTIKRKQLPIKIILIDNSRLGMVRQWQQLFFNERYSETDLSDNPDFITLAQAFNIPGITITEKEQVLPAINQLLTSKGAFLLHVKIDEMENVWPLVPPGAANHDMLDSLEKEGA, translated from the coding sequence ATGACAGGTGCACAATGGATAGTTGAATCATTAAAAAAGCATGGTATTAAAACCGTTTTTGGTTACCCGGGTGGTCAAATAATGCCTTTATATGATGCACTATATGACGGTGGTTTAGAACATCTCTTATGTCGTCACGAGCAAGGTGCTGCTTTTGCTGCTATAGGCTATGCAAGGGCAACAGGACAAACAGGTGTATGTATTGCAACATCAGGTCCAGGTGCAACAAATTTAATTACAGGATTAGCGGATGCACTTGTTGATTCAGTACCTATTGTTGCTATTACAGGGCAAGTTCCTACATCACTAATAGGTACCGATGCATTTCAAGAAGTTGATATGTTAGGAATGTCGTTTGGATGTACTAAATACAGTTTTTTAGTTGATGATCCTAAGTTACTTCCCGATATTATTGAACAGGCTTTTATGATAGCCAATTCTGGACGTCCTGGACCAGTTTTGATTGACATTCCTAAAGATATTCAATTAGCTAAAGAGGATTATGAAAAGTATTTACATAAGTCGAGTTATTATCAATCATCAGCATTATCTTCTTCTTTAAACTCTTCTCAGCTATCACCATCAATATTAGACGCCATTCAATCTGCCAACCAAATGATTCAACATGCAAAGAAACCAATACTCTATATTGGTGGTGGCATTATTATAGCTAATGCAGTCCCCGAATTACGTCAGTGGATAGAAAATACGTCAATACCAGCAGTTTGTACATTAAAAGGGATAGGTGCCCTTGATATCAATGATCCTTGTTACCTAGGTATGGTTGGTATGCATGGATTTAAATCAGCTAATCTGGCTGTTCAGGAATGTGATTTATTAATCGCGATAGGGGTAAGATTTGACGATCGTGTAACAGGCAACCTTAACCAATTTGCGAGTCAAGCTAAAGTAATACATATTGATATTGATACAGCAGAAATAGGCAAATTAAAACTTGCTCATGTTGAGATAGCTGCTGATGCCAAAAAAGTATTACCATTATTAACTCAGTCTGTAGATATTACAGAATGGCGTCAACATATATTACAACTGAAAATTGCTTATCCAGCTAGATATGATCATCCCGGCAAAGGCATTTATGCCCCCTTATTGTTAAAACAGTTATCTGATATTATTTTAGAACGTAAACATTTAAATGCTATTGTGACTACAGATGTGGGTCAACATCAAATGTGGACAGCACAACATATGTTATTTGCTAGTGAAAATACCTTTATCAGCTCTTGTGGATTAGGTACTATGGGATTTGGATTGCCATCCGCAATTGGTGTACAGATTGCCAAACCTAATAATTGCGTAATCTGCATTTCCGGAGATGGTTCATTTATGATGAATGTTCAAGAGCTAACGACGATTAAACGTAAACAATTACCCATCAAAATAATATTGATTGATAATTCGCGTTTAGGAATGGTTCGACAATGGCAACAACTTTTTTTCAATGAACGTTATAGTGAAACAGATCTCTCTGATAATCCTGATTTTATTACTTTAGCTCAAGCGTTCAATATTCCTGGAATTACAATTACAGAAAAAGAACAAGTTTTACCTGCCATAAATCAGCTTTTAACCAGTAAAGGGGCATTCCTATTACATGTTAAGATAGATGAAATGGAAAACGTTTGGCCATTAGTCCCGCCTGGTGCGGCTAATCATGATATGCTTGATTCATTAGAAAAAGAAGGCGCTTAA
- the ilvD gene encoding dihydroxy-acid dehydratase translates to MPKYRSATSVEGRNMAGARALWRATGVKNEDFGKPIIAVVNSFTQFVPGHVHLKDIGQLVVKEIEAAGGIAKEFNTIAVDDGIAMGHGGMLYSLPSRELIADSVEYMVNAHCADAMVCISNCDKITPGMLMAALRINIPVIFVSGGPMEAGKTKLSDQIIKLDLIDAMIQSADPTVADNVSQQIEETACPTCGSCSGMFTANSMNCLTEALGLALPGNGSLVATHKQREALFKQAAKHIVTITKRYYEQDDVSVLPRSIATKAAYENAMSLDIAMGGSTNTVLHLLATAQEGEIDFTMSDIDRLSRKVPHLCKVAPSTQIYHMEDVHRAGGVVGIMAELDRAGLLNRNVKNVLGLNLEETFTKYDIMQTKDEDVKKMYRSGPAGIRTTKAFSQDCYWDSLDNDRQNGCIRDKAHAYSQDGGLATLYGNVAIDGAIVKTAGVAAENLVFRGPAKVFESQEDAVSAILGGRILEGDVVVIIYEGPKGGPGMQEMLYPTSYLKSMGLGKKCALITDGRFSGGSSGLSIGHISPEAANGGVIGLVRDGDIIDIDIPNRKLVLDVPEVELEMRRVAEQARGDKAWTPHNRDRQVSYALKAYASLATSADKGAVRDKSKLAG, encoded by the coding sequence ATGCCGAAGTATCGTTCAGCAACATCAGTAGAAGGTCGTAATATGGCAGGCGCACGGGCATTATGGCGTGCTACTGGCGTTAAAAATGAAGATTTTGGTAAACCGATCATTGCTGTTGTTAATTCATTCACACAATTTGTACCCGGTCATGTACATTTAAAAGATATTGGCCAATTAGTTGTTAAAGAGATTGAGGCGGCGGGAGGAATTGCCAAGGAGTTTAATACTATTGCTGTAGATGATGGTATTGCTATGGGGCATGGTGGAATGTTGTACTCATTACCTTCACGAGAATTAATTGCTGATTCTGTTGAATATATGGTTAATGCTCATTGTGCTGATGCTATGGTTTGTATTTCTAATTGCGATAAAATTACCCCAGGAATGTTAATGGCAGCATTGAGAATTAACATACCTGTAATTTTTGTATCGGGCGGACCAATGGAAGCCGGTAAGACTAAATTGTCTGATCAGATTATTAAACTTGATTTAATTGATGCAATGATTCAAAGTGCTGATCCTACCGTTGCCGATAATGTTAGCCAACAAATTGAAGAAACTGCTTGCCCAACCTGTGGTTCTTGTTCTGGTATGTTTACGGCTAATTCAATGAACTGTTTAACTGAAGCTTTAGGATTAGCACTACCAGGTAATGGTTCGCTTGTAGCGACACACAAACAACGTGAAGCATTATTCAAACAAGCAGCAAAACATATTGTTACGATTACCAAACGTTATTATGAACAAGATGATGTTTCAGTGCTACCACGTTCAATAGCCACAAAAGCAGCATATGAAAATGCTATGTCATTAGATATTGCGATGGGAGGCTCAACCAATACGGTACTTCATTTATTAGCTACGGCGCAAGAAGGTGAAATTGATTTCACTATGTCGGATATTGATCGTTTATCTCGTAAAGTTCCACATTTATGCAAAGTTGCACCAAGTACACAAATTTATCACATGGAAGATGTTCATCGAGCAGGTGGGGTAGTTGGTATCATGGCAGAACTCGATCGTGCCGGTTTACTAAATCGAAATGTTAAAAATGTACTAGGCTTAAATTTGGAAGAAACATTTACCAAATACGATATTATGCAAACGAAAGATGAAGACGTGAAAAAAATGTATCGTAGTGGTCCGGCAGGTATTAGGACAACTAAAGCCTTCTCTCAGGATTGTTATTGGGATAGCCTTGATAATGATCGCCAAAATGGTTGTATTCGTGACAAAGCCCATGCTTATAGTCAAGATGGCGGATTGGCAACACTATATGGTAACGTTGCGATAGATGGAGCAATTGTTAAAACGGCTGGTGTTGCAGCTGAAAATCTTGTATTTAGAGGACCAGCTAAAGTATTTGAAAGTCAAGAAGATGCGGTCAGTGCGATTTTGGGGGGGAGGATTTTAGAAGGTGATGTTGTTGTTATCATTTACGAAGGTCCTAAAGGTGGACCAGGCATGCAAGAGATGCTTTACCCTACAAGTTATCTGAAATCAATGGGATTAGGTAAAAAATGTGCGCTAATTACCGATGGTCGTTTTTCCGGTGGTTCATCAGGATTATCTATTGGACATATTTCACCAGAAGCCGCAAATGGTGGCGTTATTGGTTTAGTCCGAGATGGCGACATTATTGATATTGATATTCCAAATCGTAAATTGGTTCTAGATGTTCCTGAAGTTGAACTAGAAATGCGTCGTGTTGCAGAACAGGCGAGAGGGGATAAAGCATGGACGCCACACAATCGAGATCGTCAAGTTTCCTATGCTTTAAAAGCTTATGCTAGCTTGGCAACCAGTGCCGACAAAGGTGCCGTTAGAGATAAAAGTAAACTAGCGGGTTAA